One stretch of Nicotiana tabacum cultivar K326 chromosome 18, ASM71507v2, whole genome shotgun sequence DNA includes these proteins:
- the LOC107784688 gene encoding uncharacterized protein LOC107784688: MPDDIILTDKMQGGVNERLEVWRQTLKSNGFKLSRTKTEYMECKFSNGTQEGDMEVKLDTQVVPKRGSFKYLGSIIQGNKEIDEEVTHRIRAGWMKWRLIFGVLCDKNVPLRLKGKFYKVVIRPTLLYGAECWPVKNSHTQKLKLAKMRMLR, translated from the coding sequence ATGCCGGATGACATAATTTTAACTGACAAGATGCAGggtggtgttaacgagaggctggaggtttggaggcaGACCCTAAAGTCTAACGGTTTCAaattgagcaggaccaagacggaatacatggagtgcaagttcagcaacGGTACCCAGGAAGGGGATATGGAGGTGAAGCTTGATACGCAAGTCGtccccaagagaggtagtttcaagtatcttggatcTATAATACAAGGTAACAAGGAGATTGATGAAGAAGTCACGCATCGTATCAGagcaggatggatgaagtggaggctcatTTTCGGTGTcttatgtgataagaatgtgcctcTGAGACTTAAAGGCAAGTTCTACAAGGTTGTAATTAGACCAACTTTGTTGTATGGAGCAGagtgttggccggtaaagaactctcATACCCAGAAACTAAAATTAGCtaagatgaggatgttgaggtag